In bacterium, a single genomic region encodes these proteins:
- a CDS encoding HAD family hydrolase: protein MRKARRKRPAVFLDRDGTLIRDAEYLSDPSQIRLFSKTAAALKLLKKAGFLLLVVSNQSGVARGYFPERMVGKVHRKLKAMLQAKGVRLDAFFYCPHHPKGTVKRYSRSCSCRKPGTGMVRQALRRYPIDLKRSFVVGDKMDDMLLGRNAKVAGSILVGTGHGKEHQKRLMMEPLGKTWVASDILTAAHSILAKGK from the coding sequence ATGAGGAAGGCCCGCCGTAAAAGACCGGCGGTCTTCCTGGACCGGGACGGCACCCTCATCCGGGACGCCGAATACCTGAGCGACCCCTCCCAGATCCGCCTTTTTTCGAAGACAGCCGCCGCCCTGAAGCTGTTGAAAAAGGCCGGGTTCCTGCTCCTGGTGGTCTCGAACCAATCGGGAGTGGCCCGGGGTTATTTCCCCGAACGGATGGTGGGGAAGGTGCACCGGAAACTGAAGGCCATGCTCCAGGCGAAGGGCGTTCGGTTGGACGCCTTCTTTTATTGCCCCCATCACCCGAAAGGCACGGTGAAGAGGTATTCCAGGTCCTGTTCCTGCCGCAAGCCGGGGACGGGCATGGTCCGACAGGCCCTGCGGCGTTATCCCATCGACCTCAAACGCAGTTTCGTCGTGGGGGACAAGATGGACGACATGCTCCTTGGGCGGAACGCCAAGGTCGCGGGGAGCATCCTGGTGGGGACCGGTCACGGGAAAGAGCATCAAAAGCGCCTGATGATGGAGCCTTTGGGGAAGACCTGGGTGGCCTCGGACATCCTGACGGCGGCCCACTCCATCCTGGCCAAGGGGAAGTAG